A genomic segment from Streptosporangium roseum DSM 43021 encodes:
- a CDS encoding aminoacyl-tRNA hydrolase, producing the protein MTGQKVLPLVVRIERAAPPERTDALEAAALAVLTLLDDPRTLGDGEWAEAVRSWEDIGIRKVVRRARGAEWRRVLDLPGITVTSGTAEVRVHPPVPLDDWPKDLSRLQVSGTDLTDSAPPGPAREVTLWVNPELEMSAGKAMAQAGHAAQLAWWGSDERARQAWRDRGLAAAVRTADSAGWAALTGSGLPVVRDAGFTEIEPGSCTVVADAPWLRHGGFRPAGSGPLRSS; encoded by the coding sequence GTGACCGGTCAGAAGGTGCTCCCGCTGGTGGTCAGGATCGAGCGGGCGGCCCCGCCGGAGCGCACCGACGCCCTGGAGGCGGCCGCGCTGGCCGTGCTGACGCTGCTCGACGACCCCCGCACCCTCGGCGACGGCGAATGGGCCGAGGCGGTCCGGTCCTGGGAGGACATCGGGATCAGGAAGGTCGTCCGGCGTGCGCGCGGGGCCGAGTGGCGCCGGGTGCTCGACCTGCCCGGCATCACGGTGACCTCCGGCACCGCCGAGGTACGGGTCCATCCGCCGGTGCCGCTCGACGACTGGCCCAAGGACCTGTCCAGGCTCCAGGTCTCCGGCACCGACCTGACCGACTCGGCCCCGCCGGGACCGGCGCGGGAGGTGACGCTCTGGGTCAACCCGGAGCTGGAGATGTCGGCGGGCAAGGCGATGGCCCAGGCCGGGCACGCGGCCCAGCTCGCCTGGTGGGGCAGTGACGAGCGGGCCCGGCAGGCGTGGCGGGACCGGGGGCTGGCGGCCGCCGTACGGACGGCCGATTCCGCCGGATGGGCCGCGCTGACCGGCTCGGGCCTGCCGGTGGTCCGGGACGCGGGGTTCACCGAGATCGAACCGGGCTCGTGCACGGTCGTCGCGGACGCCCCGTGGCTGCGTCACGGCGGCTTCCGGCCCGCCGGCTCCGGGCCGCTCAGATCATCTTGA
- a CDS encoding ABC transporter permease: MIVFIARRLVISFFVLLAATFIIFVLTALSGDPLEDLRQDNSPNKANKIADRTERMELDVPIPVRYLGWLGRIVQGELGVNRDGQDVAPLLGHALSATLQLVLAATVLAIVVGIVVGIVSALRQYSGFDYSVTFAAFVCFSLPIFWIAVMLKQYMAIEFNNWLKDPGIPPTVIGILTLLGGLIFGALTVGDRKRRLLAFLVGAVISGALFTLLSVTRWFADPGFGLPLVLAISLAAAVGFTVLSAGLRQRGPLYAALAAALIGAVASQVLAPVLADPTWLEIIGLALVTVAVCVGLGYGLGGFQRRQAITASVLTGLFTGAVIFVDHLLQAFDSYSKAVRGRPISTIGARTPNFVGDFWQLNLDSAGHLLLPSMALILVSLATYTRYSRASMLEVMNQDYVRTARAKGLPERTVVVKHAFRNGLIPVTTLMAFDFAGVIGGAVVTENVFGWQGMGNLFIKGLREVDPAPVMAFFIVTGTAIVVFNMVADILYAYLDPRIRLS; the protein is encoded by the coding sequence ATGATCGTCTTCATCGCGCGGAGGCTGGTCATCTCGTTCTTCGTCCTCCTGGCGGCCACTTTCATCATCTTCGTGCTGACGGCGCTCTCGGGCGACCCGTTGGAAGACCTCCGCCAGGACAACAGCCCCAACAAGGCCAACAAGATCGCCGACCGCACCGAACGGATGGAGCTCGACGTCCCCATCCCGGTCCGCTACCTGGGCTGGCTCGGCCGCATCGTCCAGGGTGAGCTCGGCGTCAACCGCGACGGCCAGGATGTCGCCCCCCTTCTCGGCCACGCCCTGTCCGCCACGCTCCAACTGGTGCTCGCCGCCACCGTGCTGGCGATCGTCGTCGGCATCGTCGTCGGCATCGTCTCCGCCCTCCGTCAGTACAGCGGGTTCGACTACAGCGTGACCTTCGCCGCCTTCGTCTGCTTCTCCCTGCCGATCTTCTGGATCGCGGTGATGCTCAAGCAGTACATGGCCATCGAGTTCAACAACTGGCTGAAGGACCCCGGCATCCCGCCGACCGTCATCGGCATCCTGACGCTGCTCGGCGGCCTGATATTCGGCGCCCTCACCGTGGGCGACCGCAAGCGGCGGCTCCTCGCCTTCCTCGTCGGCGCCGTGATCAGCGGCGCGCTCTTCACCCTGCTCTCGGTGACCCGCTGGTTCGCCGACCCCGGGTTCGGCCTCCCGCTCGTCCTGGCCATCTCTCTCGCCGCCGCGGTGGGCTTCACCGTCCTGTCCGCCGGGCTGCGCCAGCGCGGGCCGCTGTACGCCGCCCTCGCCGCCGCCCTGATCGGGGCGGTCGCCTCCCAGGTGCTCGCTCCCGTGCTGGCCGACCCCACCTGGCTGGAGATCATCGGTCTCGCCCTGGTGACGGTCGCGGTCTGCGTGGGTCTGGGCTACGGCCTCGGCGGGTTCCAGCGCCGCCAGGCGATCACCGCCTCCGTGCTGACCGGCCTGTTCACCGGCGCTGTGATCTTCGTGGACCACCTGCTCCAGGCGTTCGACTCCTACAGCAAGGCGGTGCGCGGCCGGCCGATCTCGACGATCGGCGCGCGGACCCCCAACTTCGTCGGCGACTTCTGGCAGCTGAACCTGGACTCGGCCGGTCACCTGCTGCTGCCGAGCATGGCGCTCATCCTGGTCTCGCTGGCGACCTACACGCGCTACAGCCGGGCGAGCATGCTGGAGGTCATGAACCAGGACTACGTCCGCACGGCCCGCGCCAAGGGCCTGCCGGAGCGGACCGTCGTGGTCAAGCACGCCTTCCGCAACGGGCTCATCCCGGTCACCACGCTGATGGCCTTCGACTTCGCCGGCGTCATCGGCGGCGCGGTGGTCACCGAGAACGTCTTCGGCTGGCAGGGCATGGGCAACCTGTTCATCAAGGGCCTGCGCGAGGTGGACCCGGCCCCGGTCATGGCGTTCTTCATCGTCACCGGGACCGCGATCGTCGTCTTCAACATGGTCGCCGACATCCTCTACGCGTACCTCGACCCGCGCATCCGGCTGTCCTGA
- a CDS encoding MFS transporter, translating to MTTTLQTRKRGLHRAWIVAGVAFVAILGAAGFRATPGVLITPLQEEFGWSRGTISLAVSVNLMLYGLTAPFAAALMNRFGMRRVVSGALLLVAAGSGLTILMNAPWQLVLCWGVLVGLGTGSMALVFAATLTERWFVRHRGLVTGILTAGGATGQLIFLPVLAHLAVAQGWRTAAVTVTAAALVVVPLVWFLLRDHPEEVGTTALGADPGAVTAAPPARPGGAARAAAHALGVLRSAARTRPFWLLAGGFAICGMSTNGLVGTHFIPAAHDHGMAEPTAAGLLALVGIFDVAGTIASGWLSDKVDSRILLGAYYGLRGLSLMILPSLFGATTEPSMLVFIIFYGLDWVATVPPTVALCRQIYGSEGAVVFGWVFASHQVGAAVAAVGAGLTRDHFGTYDLAWYAAGFLCLIAALMSVAIAKRASLKA from the coding sequence ATGACAACGACTCTTCAGACGCGTAAGCGTGGGCTGCATCGCGCCTGGATCGTGGCAGGAGTCGCGTTCGTGGCCATTCTCGGCGCCGCCGGGTTCCGCGCCACGCCCGGCGTGCTGATCACCCCGCTCCAGGAGGAGTTCGGCTGGTCCCGGGGCACCATCTCGCTGGCCGTCTCGGTCAACCTCATGCTCTACGGCCTGACCGCCCCGTTCGCCGCCGCCCTCATGAACCGCTTCGGCATGCGCCGGGTGGTGTCGGGCGCGCTGCTGCTCGTCGCGGCCGGCAGCGGGCTCACCATCCTGATGAACGCCCCCTGGCAGCTCGTCCTGTGCTGGGGCGTCCTGGTCGGCCTCGGCACCGGATCGATGGCCCTGGTCTTCGCCGCCACCCTCACCGAACGCTGGTTCGTCCGCCACCGCGGCCTCGTCACCGGGATCCTCACCGCGGGCGGCGCCACCGGGCAGCTCATCTTCCTGCCCGTCCTCGCCCACCTCGCCGTCGCCCAGGGCTGGCGCACGGCCGCCGTCACGGTCACCGCCGCCGCCCTCGTCGTCGTGCCGCTGGTCTGGTTCCTGCTGCGCGACCACCCGGAGGAGGTGGGCACCACCGCCCTGGGAGCCGACCCCGGCGCGGTCACGGCCGCCCCGCCCGCCAGGCCCGGCGGGGCAGCCAGGGCCGCGGCGCACGCGCTCGGCGTGCTGCGGAGCGCCGCGCGGACCCGGCCCTTCTGGCTGCTCGCCGGCGGGTTCGCGATCTGCGGAATGAGCACCAACGGCCTGGTCGGCACCCACTTCATCCCCGCCGCCCACGACCACGGCATGGCCGAGCCGACCGCCGCGGGGCTCCTCGCACTGGTCGGGATCTTCGACGTCGCCGGGACCATCGCGTCCGGCTGGCTGAGCGACAAGGTCGACTCTCGGATCCTGCTCGGCGCCTACTACGGGCTGCGCGGGCTGTCGCTGATGATCCTGCCCAGCCTGTTCGGGGCGACCACCGAGCCGAGCATGCTCGTCTTCATCATCTTCTACGGCCTCGACTGGGTGGCCACCGTCCCGCCCACCGTGGCCCTGTGCCGGCAGATCTACGGTTCCGAAGGCGCGGTGGTGTTCGGCTGGGTCTTCGCCTCCCACCAGGTCGGCGCGGCCGTCGCCGCGGTGGGCGCGGGACTCACCCGCGACCACTTCGGCACCTACGACCTCGCCTGGTACGCGGCCGGGTTCCTCTGCCTGATCGCCGCCCTGATGTCGGTCGCCATCGCCAAGAGGGCATCCTTGAAAGCGTGA
- a CDS encoding ABC transporter permease, with protein sequence MAIVARTQGQMVRRRFFRHRAALAGMIMFGFVIVLAFSSIGFAGIPGWWDKTYLDTGPLTNQGRPTLSLIPEFLGGTGIHLGEHPFGQDDIGIDYFALTMRGAQQSIIIAFVVGLVATLTGAVVGALAGYFRGRLEAVLMRLTDVMITIPVLVIAAVVGRMMGDSGALVLGVFLGLVTWPTLGRLVRGEFLSLREKEFVEAARAIGTRPSRIIFRHILPNTIGVIIVSATLGIASAVLLESALSFLGLGIKPPDTSLGQLISRYRSAMVVRPWLFWWPGMFIIMIALSINFIGDGLRDAFDPRQTRVRA encoded by the coding sequence ATGGCGATCGTCGCCCGGACCCAGGGCCAGATGGTCCGCCGCCGCTTCTTCCGGCACCGCGCCGCACTGGCCGGGATGATCATGTTCGGCTTCGTCATCGTGCTGGCGTTCAGCTCCATCGGCTTCGCCGGCATCCCCGGCTGGTGGGACAAGACCTACCTCGACACCGGCCCCCTGACCAACCAGGGCAGGCCGACCCTCAGCCTGATCCCCGAGTTCCTCGGCGGCACCGGCATCCACCTCGGCGAGCACCCGTTCGGCCAGGACGACATCGGCATCGACTACTTCGCGCTGACCATGCGCGGCGCCCAGCAGTCGATCATCATCGCGTTCGTCGTCGGCCTCGTCGCGACCCTCACCGGCGCCGTCGTCGGCGCGCTGGCCGGCTACTTCCGCGGCCGGCTCGAAGCCGTGCTGATGCGCCTCACCGACGTGATGATCACCATCCCGGTCCTCGTCATCGCCGCCGTCGTCGGCCGGATGATGGGCGACAGCGGCGCCCTGGTCCTCGGCGTCTTCCTGGGCCTGGTGACCTGGCCGACACTCGGCCGCCTGGTCCGCGGCGAGTTCCTCTCCCTGCGGGAGAAGGAGTTCGTGGAGGCCGCCCGCGCGATCGGCACCCGGCCGAGCCGGATCATCTTCCGCCACATCCTGCCGAACACCATCGGCGTGATCATCGTCAGCGCCACCCTGGGCATCGCCAGCGCGGTGCTGCTGGAGTCCGCGCTGTCCTTCCTCGGCCTGGGCATCAAGCCACCGGACACCTCACTGGGCCAGCTCATCAGCCGTTACCGCAGCGCGATGGTGGTCCGCCCGTGGCTGTTCTGGTGGCCGGGCATGTTCATCATCATGATCGCGCTGTCGATCAACTTCATCGGCGACGGCCTGCGTGACGCCTTCGATCCCCGACAGACCCGGGTGCGTGCCTAA
- a CDS encoding DUF4192 domain-containing protein: protein MTTDIPAPPASQPRLLLGSTEDVLGAVPYLVGFHPADSLIVIGLKGRPSRGRLHLTIRWDLPLAAPGLGRIVPLLRKEGISQVIVIGYGPGTLVTPAVDVAVALLRQDGVTVVDALRVEEGRYWSYLCSRADCCPADGTPYGREADAIAAEATVHGLVALPDRETLERSLDPVGGSARLAMHRATVRVTEELRGRLVRCEDVEGLAAELVADGMARVRAAIGAYASGGRLDDEQAARLGLDLAVTRIRDEAWALVTDATHDVHRRLWLDLTRRLEPRFVPPAASLLGVVAWCDGDSALAGIALTRARDVDPGYSMANLLMHALHHLLPPHVLKERMPSSEELDEEMGSPRAAWLLPMIALLEDAEAPAG, encoded by the coding sequence ATGACAACCGACATCCCGGCCCCGCCCGCCTCCCAGCCTCGACTGCTGCTCGGTTCCACGGAGGACGTCCTCGGTGCCGTGCCCTACCTCGTGGGGTTCCACCCCGCCGACAGCCTGATCGTGATCGGCCTGAAGGGCAGACCGTCCAGAGGACGGCTCCACCTCACCATCCGGTGGGATCTGCCGCTGGCGGCACCGGGCCTCGGCCGGATCGTCCCGCTGCTCCGCAAAGAGGGGATCAGCCAGGTCATCGTCATCGGCTACGGTCCGGGCACGCTGGTGACCCCCGCCGTGGACGTGGCCGTCGCACTGTTGCGCCAGGACGGGGTCACGGTCGTCGACGCGCTCCGGGTGGAGGAGGGCCGCTACTGGTCCTACCTCTGTTCCCGGGCCGACTGCTGCCCCGCCGACGGCACGCCGTACGGACGGGAGGCCGATGCGATCGCCGCCGAGGCCACCGTGCACGGACTGGTCGCTCTGCCCGACCGCGAGACCCTGGAGCGCTCGCTCGACCCCGTCGGCGGGTCCGCGCGGCTGGCCATGCACCGGGCCACGGTCCGTGTCACGGAGGAACTGCGGGGCCGGCTCGTCAGATGCGAGGACGTCGAGGGGCTCGCGGCGGAGCTCGTCGCGGACGGGATGGCCCGGGTCCGTGCGGCGATCGGCGCCTATGCCTCCGGCGGGCGGCTCGACGACGAGCAGGCGGCCAGGCTCGGGCTGGACCTGGCGGTGACCCGGATCCGGGACGAGGCGTGGGCGCTCGTCACCGACGCCACCCACGACGTCCACCGCAGGCTCTGGCTGGATCTCACCCGGCGGCTGGAGCCCAGATTCGTGCCTCCGGCCGCGTCCCTGCTCGGCGTGGTCGCCTGGTGCGACGGTGACTCCGCGCTGGCCGGCATCGCCCTCACCCGGGCACGCGACGTCGACCCCGGTTACTCGATGGCGAACCTGCTCATGCACGCACTCCACCATCTGCTCCCGCCACACGTGCTCAAGGAGAGGATGCCCAGCTCCGAGGAGCTGGACGAGGAGATGGGCAGTCCCCGGGCGGCCTGGCTGCTCCCCATGATCGCCTTATTGGAGGATGCGGAGGCGCCGGCGGGGTGA
- a CDS encoding EI24 domain-containing protein: MGHFRSFTDGIGFFLQGVRWVARNPRWWLFGLIPALIVFVLYAVALYFLGTNLGGLAEWATPFASEWGEAARKTLRALVGLVIFGTGLVLSVVTFTAVTLIVGEPFYEKLSEKVEETYGEVPGGHELPLWKSIPRSIKDSLITLGYVLLFTVPLFFLGFVPVIGQTVVPVLGALVSGFFLTVELTTLAMERRGMARKNRFALLRRNKASALGFGVLVFLLFLIPLVAVVAMPAAVAGGAIMVRSRLAPV; this comes from the coding sequence ATGGGTCATTTCCGCTCCTTTACGGACGGCATCGGGTTCTTTCTGCAGGGAGTGCGCTGGGTCGCACGGAACCCTCGGTGGTGGCTGTTCGGGTTGATCCCCGCCCTGATCGTGTTCGTGCTCTACGCGGTCGCGCTCTACTTCCTCGGCACCAACCTTGGAGGCCTCGCCGAGTGGGCGACACCTTTCGCGAGCGAGTGGGGTGAGGCGGCGCGCAAGACCCTCCGGGCACTGGTCGGACTGGTGATCTTCGGTACCGGCCTGGTCCTGTCCGTGGTGACCTTCACGGCGGTCACCCTGATCGTCGGTGAGCCCTTCTACGAGAAGCTCTCGGAGAAGGTCGAGGAGACCTATGGCGAGGTGCCGGGCGGGCACGAGCTCCCGCTCTGGAAGTCGATCCCCAGGTCCATCAAGGACAGCCTGATCACTCTCGGATACGTGTTGCTGTTCACCGTCCCGCTGTTCTTCCTCGGCTTCGTGCCGGTGATCGGGCAGACGGTGGTGCCGGTGCTGGGCGCCCTGGTCTCGGGCTTCTTCCTCACGGTCGAGCTCACCACGCTGGCCATGGAGCGCCGGGGCATGGCGCGCAAGAACCGGTTCGCCCTCCTGCGGAGGAACAAGGCATCGGCTCTCGGTTTCGGCGTGCTCGTCTTCCTGCTCTTCCTCATCCCCCTGGTCGCGGTGGTCGCGATGCCCGCGGCCGTGGCGGGTGGGGCGATCATGGTCAGGTCGCGGCTGGCGCCCGTCTGA
- a CDS encoding ABC transporter family substrate-binding protein — protein sequence MAGGALLLTACAGNDTGADKPAASGSASASAPAAQSITYAYEQEFHSYNGNTAAENATRNNGPLQRVLTGFWFYGDKGAITPDKDFGTYEKTSDDPLTVEYTISDKAVWSDGTPIDCDDALLWWAYKSGKIKGFSASGTDGVQDTKVLDCDKGGKKFTLVYDKPFADWVANGPGAAEIMPAHVVEKQGGLSEDEFIAAVKATDAKKLEKAIKFFNDGWISEGTLPAADLIPASGPYKLSKMDAGQSLTFVANDKWWGTPAATPTIVERFIALDEQAQALQNREVQIVEPQPGPDVLNQLKALEGVQVNLGDAYTYEHLDFNFDSSPFKDKALREAFAKCVPRQLIVDNLIKPVAPESKPLEVRNVAPFQNNSAAVVAASGGAGVYAQQDIEGAKALVEKAGKTGLEVKIGYQTPNPRRTAAVQLIIDSCNKAGFKVVDKGSEDFFGTVMPANNYDVALYAWAGSSLVSGWASTFTTPKKCDGENKGNNNGCYSSKKVDELIKKLNSTVDLAAQDPIIAEIEKNLWADLATIPLFQHPGLSAWDETVKNVVPNPAQSTITWNMDKWSLS from the coding sequence GTGGCAGGAGGTGCGCTCCTGCTGACCGCCTGTGCGGGTAACGACACGGGGGCGGACAAGCCGGCCGCGTCGGGCTCGGCGTCAGCCTCGGCTCCGGCTGCACAGAGCATCACGTACGCCTACGAGCAGGAGTTCCACTCCTACAACGGCAACACCGCTGCGGAGAACGCCACCCGTAACAACGGCCCCCTCCAGCGCGTGCTGACGGGCTTCTGGTTCTACGGCGACAAGGGCGCCATCACGCCCGACAAGGACTTCGGCACCTACGAGAAGACCTCCGACGACCCGCTGACCGTCGAATACACGATCAGCGACAAGGCCGTCTGGTCGGACGGCACGCCGATCGACTGTGACGACGCCCTGCTCTGGTGGGCCTACAAGTCCGGCAAGATCAAGGGCTTCTCCGCCTCCGGCACCGACGGCGTCCAGGACACCAAGGTGCTCGACTGCGACAAGGGCGGCAAGAAGTTCACCCTCGTCTACGACAAGCCCTTCGCCGACTGGGTGGCCAACGGCCCCGGCGCGGCCGAGATCATGCCGGCCCACGTGGTCGAGAAGCAGGGGGGCCTGTCCGAGGACGAGTTCATCGCCGCGGTCAAGGCCACCGACGCGAAGAAGCTCGAGAAGGCCATCAAGTTCTTCAACGACGGCTGGATCTCCGAGGGCACGCTGCCCGCGGCCGACCTCATCCCCGCCTCCGGCCCGTACAAGCTCTCCAAGATGGACGCCGGCCAGTCGCTGACCTTCGTCGCCAACGACAAGTGGTGGGGCACCCCCGCCGCGACCCCGACCATCGTGGAGCGTTTCATCGCCCTCGACGAGCAGGCCCAGGCCCTGCAGAACCGCGAGGTCCAGATCGTCGAGCCGCAGCCCGGCCCCGACGTGCTCAACCAGCTCAAGGCCCTGGAGGGCGTCCAGGTCAACCTGGGCGACGCCTACACCTACGAGCACCTGGACTTCAACTTCGACTCCAGCCCGTTCAAGGACAAGGCGCTGCGTGAGGCCTTCGCCAAGTGCGTGCCCCGGCAGCTCATCGTCGACAACCTGATCAAGCCCGTCGCGCCGGAGTCCAAGCCTCTGGAAGTCCGCAACGTGGCCCCGTTCCAGAACAACAGCGCCGCGGTCGTCGCGGCCAGCGGCGGCGCCGGCGTCTACGCCCAGCAGGACATCGAGGGCGCCAAGGCTCTCGTGGAGAAGGCGGGCAAGACCGGCCTGGAAGTCAAGATCGGCTACCAGACCCCGAACCCGCGCCGTACCGCTGCCGTGCAGCTCATCATCGACTCCTGCAACAAGGCCGGCTTCAAGGTCGTCGACAAGGGCTCCGAGGACTTCTTCGGCACCGTGATGCCCGCCAACAACTATGACGTGGCGCTGTACGCCTGGGCGGGCTCCTCCCTGGTCAGCGGCTGGGCCTCCACCTTCACCACCCCGAAGAAGTGCGACGGCGAGAACAAGGGCAACAACAACGGCTGCTACTCCAGCAAGAAGGTCGACGAGCTCATCAAGAAGCTGAACTCGACCGTGGACCTGGCCGCGCAGGACCCGATCATCGCTGAGATCGAGAAGAACCTCTGGGCCGACCTGGCCACCATCCCGCTGTTCCAGCACCCGGGCCTCAGCGCGTGGGACGAGACGGTCAAGAACGTCGTCCCGAACCCCGCGCAGTCGACCATCACCTGGAACATGGACAAGTGGAGCCTGTCGTAA
- the ftsH gene encoding ATP-dependent zinc metalloprotease FtsH, producing MERPASQERKGPNAEGPDRDDEPKPWRSEGLPPGPPAPQRPKINWRRFLITLLAVYAAFFLISSFFDSGGTETISYTQFTQQVQAKNVKDIYAKGFSVQGDLRNAAKDPDSGDRSYTKFSTEIPVFADQDQLYQQLTSAGVKIKAEPVSSDRGFFVNLLLSLLPVLLLAGLWIWFIRRSAGNMMGGGGLGGLGGMGKSKAATPVAAGKVRVDFDDVAGIDEVENELAEVVDYLKEPGKYRRLGAKLPKGVLLTGPPGTGKTLLARAVAGEADVPFFSASASEFIEMIVGVGASRVRELFEEARKVAPSIIFIDEIDAIGRARGGSTVGGHDEREQTLNQILTEMDGFTGSEGVIVIAATNRPEILDPALLRPGRFDRTVMVSAPDADGRLEILKVHTRGVPLADDVNLAQLAKSTPGMTGADLANLVNEAALLAAKRGNEKVRARDFTDALEKILLGTARAVVIPQEERRRTAYHEAGHALLGMLQPGADPVRKISIIPRGRALGVTLSTPDTDRYAYDEKYLRDRIVGALGGMAAEQVVYGVITTGAENDLEQVTMIARGMVGRWGMSSRIGPLTILPSSADGQLTAAPATLAAVDEETRRIVDECYEVALRVLTENRDRLDAIVAALLEHETLGEAESYAAAGLPRGGHVDAPVSAREEGG from the coding sequence GTGGAGCGACCGGCGTCTCAGGAGCGCAAGGGTCCCAACGCCGAAGGGCCTGACAGGGACGACGAGCCCAAGCCGTGGCGGTCCGAAGGGCTGCCCCCCGGACCGCCGGCCCCGCAGCGCCCGAAGATCAACTGGCGGCGCTTCCTGATCACGCTCCTGGCGGTGTACGCGGCCTTCTTCCTCATCTCGTCCTTCTTCGACAGCGGCGGGACCGAGACGATCTCCTACACCCAGTTCACCCAGCAGGTGCAGGCCAAGAACGTCAAGGACATCTACGCCAAGGGCTTCTCCGTCCAGGGGGACCTGAGGAACGCGGCCAAGGACCCCGACAGCGGTGACCGCAGCTACACCAAGTTCTCCACCGAGATCCCGGTCTTCGCCGACCAGGACCAGCTCTACCAGCAGCTCACCTCGGCGGGCGTGAAGATCAAAGCCGAGCCGGTCAGCAGCGACCGCGGCTTCTTCGTCAACCTGCTGCTGTCGCTGCTGCCCGTGCTGCTGCTGGCCGGCCTGTGGATCTGGTTCATCCGCCGGTCGGCGGGCAACATGATGGGCGGCGGAGGGCTGGGCGGCCTGGGCGGCATGGGCAAGTCCAAGGCGGCCACGCCGGTGGCGGCGGGCAAGGTCCGGGTCGACTTCGACGACGTCGCGGGCATCGACGAGGTGGAGAACGAGCTCGCCGAGGTCGTCGACTACCTCAAGGAGCCTGGCAAATACCGCCGGCTGGGCGCCAAGCTCCCCAAGGGCGTGCTGCTCACCGGCCCGCCCGGGACCGGCAAGACCCTGCTCGCCCGGGCCGTCGCCGGCGAGGCCGACGTGCCCTTCTTCTCGGCGAGCGCGTCGGAGTTCATCGAGATGATCGTGGGCGTCGGCGCCTCCCGGGTGCGGGAGCTGTTCGAGGAGGCCCGAAAGGTGGCCCCGTCGATCATCTTCATCGACGAGATCGACGCGATCGGCCGCGCACGCGGCGGCAGCACCGTCGGCGGCCACGACGAGCGCGAGCAGACCCTCAACCAGATCCTCACCGAGATGGACGGCTTCACCGGCTCCGAGGGCGTCATCGTGATCGCGGCCACCAACCGGCCGGAGATCCTCGATCCGGCGCTGCTGAGGCCCGGCCGCTTCGACCGGACCGTCATGGTGTCCGCGCCGGACGCCGACGGGCGGCTGGAGATCCTCAAGGTGCACACCCGCGGCGTGCCGCTCGCCGACGACGTGAACCTGGCGCAGCTCGCCAAGTCCACCCCCGGAATGACCGGCGCAGACCTGGCCAACCTGGTCAACGAGGCCGCGCTGCTCGCCGCCAAACGCGGGAACGAGAAGGTGCGGGCGCGCGACTTCACCGACGCCCTGGAGAAGATCCTGCTCGGTACGGCCCGCGCGGTCGTGATCCCGCAGGAGGAGCGCAGGCGCACCGCCTACCACGAGGCGGGTCACGCGCTGCTCGGCATGCTCCAGCCCGGCGCGGACCCGGTCAGGAAGATCTCCATCATCCCGCGTGGCCGGGCGCTCGGCGTCACGCTCTCCACACCCGACACCGACCGCTACGCGTACGACGAGAAGTACCTGCGCGACCGGATCGTGGGCGCCCTCGGCGGCATGGCCGCGGAGCAGGTCGTCTACGGCGTGATCACCACCGGCGCGGAGAATGACCTGGAACAGGTCACCATGATCGCCCGGGGCATGGTCGGCCGCTGGGGGATGTCCTCCAGGATCGGCCCGCTGACCATCCTGCCGAGTTCCGCCGACGGCCAGCTCACCGCCGCTCCGGCCACCCTCGCCGCCGTGGACGAGGAGACCCGGCGCATCGTGGACGAGTGCTACGAGGTGGCCCTGCGCGTCCTGACGGAGAACCGTGACCGCCTGGACGCCATCGTCGCCGCCCTGCTGGAGCACGAGACCCTCGGCGAGGCCGAGTCCTACGCCGCCGCCGGACTGCCTCGGGGCGGGCACGTGGACGCGCCCGTCTCCGCACGGGAGGAAGGCGGCTGA
- a CDS encoding Maf family protein translates to MTQIVLASASPARFALLRSAGLDPKVIVSGVDEDAVIADTPSDLCLALARAKAAVVARDLTSGLVIGCDSVLELDGRAYGKPSSAEEAVSRWQSMRGREGRLLTGHCVIDAAGGREVAEVGATVVRFGTPTDAEIAAYVATGEPLRVAGAFTLDGPGGWFVDGIEGDHGNVLGISLPLLRRLFAALGVSVPTLWQSV, encoded by the coding sequence GTGACCCAGATCGTTCTCGCCTCAGCCTCGCCCGCCCGTTTCGCCCTGCTCCGCAGCGCCGGACTCGATCCCAAGGTGATCGTCAGCGGAGTGGACGAGGACGCCGTCATCGCCGACACCCCGAGCGACCTCTGCCTCGCGCTGGCACGCGCGAAGGCGGCGGTCGTGGCACGGGACCTGACAAGCGGGCTGGTCATCGGCTGTGACTCCGTGCTGGAGCTCGACGGCCGGGCCTACGGCAAGCCCTCCTCGGCCGAGGAGGCCGTCTCCCGCTGGCAGAGCATGCGCGGCCGTGAAGGCCGTCTGCTCACCGGTCACTGCGTGATCGACGCCGCCGGCGGACGGGAGGTGGCCGAGGTCGGCGCCACGGTCGTGCGGTTCGGCACCCCCACCGACGCCGAGATCGCCGCCTACGTCGCCACCGGCGAGCCCCTGCGGGTCGCGGGCGCCTTCACCCTGGACGGCCCCGGCGGATGGTTCGTCGACGGTATCGAGGGCGACCACGGCAACGTCCTGGGCATCTCCCTGCCCCTCCTGCGCCGCCTCTTCGCCGCCCTCGGCGTCTCCGTGCCCACCCTCTGGCAGAGCGTCTGA